AATTGGCGGCCCAAAAAATACCTCAAGAAATACGAAATCACAAACTGTCAGGAAAATTACCTTTAATTTTCCTTATACCCGATAGACACGGATGGCGCGGTGAAAAAGATTTTATAACAAATTATGTAGAAGAAGCAATTGGAGTGAGAATAAATGAATGAAATAAACGACAAATTAGAAAATATGCTTAAATTATTGGATAATAAATTTAAAGAAGAATATCAGAAATTAGAAAGTTATTATCAGCAAAAATTAGAAGAAGCACAAAAAAATATTGAAGAAGAAATAAAAAATTATGAAAAGCAAAAGATTGAAGAAGCACGACAAAAAGCTGAAAATATAATAAAAACAGCACAGGCAAAATATGACTTAAGAATAAGACAAGAAAGATCAAAAAGGAAAAACGATTTAATAGAAGATATATTAGAGTTAATAAAAAATGAACTGCTAAATTTAGAGCCATCAAAGAAAAAACTTTTTTATCAAAAATTATATTTAAGCGCTGAAAATTTAGTAGAAGAGAATTTTACAGTTCTATGCAATAAAAACGACTATGAGATTGTAAAATCTATAGTTTTGGATCATAACGTTCAAGTAGAAGAAAATATTGAAGGTGGAATTATTTTACAAAGTAGACATTTTAGCATTAATAATACAATATCTTCTTATTTTGAAGAAAATAAAAATGAAATTGTTAGGCTTGTTTTGGAGGAAGTAGGTGATATTTAGTGTACATTCAACAAATTAACGGACCTGTAGTTAAAGTTAAAGTCGAAGATACTGAAAAGTTGTTTATAAATGAGATGGTTAAGGTAGGAAAATTACACTTAACAGGAGAAGTTATATCGATTGATGAGAACATTGCTACTATACAAGTCTATGAAGAGACTTCGATGTTAAAACCTTCTGAGCCCATTGAAGGAACAGGGAAGATGTTGTCTGTAGCTTTAGGGCCCGGGCTTCTTGGAAACATTTATGATGGTATTCAAAGACCTTTGTTCAGATTAGAAGAAAGAACAGGATCTTTTATTGGAAGGGGAATTGAAGAATTTGGCTTAGATATCTCAAAAAGATGGGAAGTGACGTTTCTAAAAAAAGCTGGGGAAACTGTAAAGGGTGGAGATATAATTGCAAAAGTTCAAGAAACACAGAATATAGTTCATAAAATTATGATTCCTCCCAATTTGAGTGGAAGAATAGTAGAGATAAAACAAAACGACACCTATAGAATCTTAGATACTTTAGCAAAAATAAGGACGAAAGATGGAGTTGAAGAAATAAAGATGTTTCACGAATGGCCTGTGAGAATTCCTAGACCTATAAAAAGCAAACTTGAACCAAATATACCTTTAATTACTGGGCAAAGAGTTATAGATGTTTTCTTTCCAATAAGTAAAGGAGGTACAGCTGCTATACCGGGCGGATTTGGTACAGGAAAGACTATAACACAGCATCAATTAGCAAAATGGTCAGATGCAGACATTATTGTATATATTGGTTGTGGAGAACGTGGAAATGAAATGACAGAGGTATTAGAAGAATTTCCAAATTTGAAAGATCCTAAAAGTGATTCGCCGCTGATGGATAGGACAGTATTAATAGCTAACACATCTAATATGCCTGTTTCTGCGAGAGAGGCTTCTATATACACAGGAGTAACAATAGCTGAATA
This genomic interval from Petrotoga sp. 9PWA.NaAc.5.4 contains the following:
- a CDS encoding V-type ATP synthase subunit E family protein, with amino-acid sequence MNEINDKLENMLKLLDNKFKEEYQKLESYYQQKLEEAQKNIEEEIKNYEKQKIEEARQKAENIIKTAQAKYDLRIRQERSKRKNDLIEDILELIKNELLNLEPSKKKLFYQKLYLSAENLVEENFTVLCNKNDYEIVKSIVLDHNVQVEENIEGGIILQSRHFSINNTISSYFEENKNEIVRLVLEEVGDI
- a CDS encoding V-type ATP synthase subunit F, yielding MKFFLISDNIDTAIGLRLSGVVGTVVHEREEILEAFNNALKEEEIGVLLITELAAQKIPQEIRNHKLSGKLPLIFLIPDRHGWRGEKDFITNYVEEAIGVRINE
- a CDS encoding V-type ATP synthase subunit A, with the protein product MYIQQINGPVVKVKVEDTEKLFINEMVKVGKLHLTGEVISIDENIATIQVYEETSMLKPSEPIEGTGKMLSVALGPGLLGNIYDGIQRPLFRLEERTGSFIGRGIEEFGLDISKRWEVTFLKKAGETVKGGDIIAKVQETQNIVHKIMIPPNLSGRIVEIKQNDTYRILDTLAKIRTKDGVEEIKMFHEWPVRIPRPIKSKLEPNIPLITGQRVIDVFFPISKGGTAAIPGGFGTGKTITQHQLAKWSDADIIVYIGCGERGNEMTEVLEEFPNLKDPKSDSPLMDRTVLIANTSNMPVSAREASIYTGVTIAEYYRDMGYNVAIMADSTSRWAEALRELSARLEEMPAEEGFPSYLPSRIGQFYERAGLTENLNGTSGSLTIIGAVSPPGGDFSDPVTQNTTRFVKCFWGLDRNLAYARHYPSINWITSYSGYAEDLKEWFTKNISDNWDHYRRKAMELLSQDDALQQTIKILGEDVLPDNQKLIVSIARIIKIGILQQSAFSDVDSYCPLEKQFRLLKIVIDVYNKATDFIKKSVAFTKVLPAEIVSKLLTMKEEIKNTEEFYNFENLINKHFEDLEREYSN